A single genomic interval of Pseudomonadota bacterium harbors:
- a CDS encoding NAD-dependent epimerase/dehydratase family protein produces WGRPDMSAFIFTKAILEDQELPVFNHGKMRRNFTYIDDIVAGTIDCLENPPASAPKHRLYNIGNDKSEELMRFIEVLEQAVGKKAKLRFEPMQPGDVKETIADIAETTRDFGFRPQTDIEQGLTHFVNWYREYHQI; encoded by the coding sequence CTTGGGGCCGTCCGGATATGTCGGCGTTTATTTTTACCAAAGCCATCCTTGAAGACCAAGAATTGCCAGTCTTTAATCATGGCAAAATGCGCCGTAATTTTACTTATATCGATGATATTGTTGCAGGCACAATTGATTGTCTCGAAAACCCGCCTGCAAGTGCTCCCAAGCACCGACTCTACAACATCGGCAATGATAAATCAGAAGAACTCATGCGGTTTATTGAGGTGCTTGAACAAGCTGTAGGAAAAAAAGCCAAGCTGAGGTTCGAGCCCATGCAACCAGGTGATGTGAAAGAAACCATTGCCGATATTGCAGAAACCACTCGAGATTTTGGCTTTAGGCCGCAGACGGATATTGAGCAGGGTCTGACGCACTTTGTAAATTGGTATCGAGAATATCATCAGATCTAA